The following proteins come from a genomic window of Falco cherrug isolate bFalChe1 chromosome Z, bFalChe1.pri, whole genome shotgun sequence:
- the SPMIP6 gene encoding spermatid-specific manchette-related protein 1, translating into MLFKKTIQEQAPQQLWKENKFVTKGLTMPLVQNPASQGQPKQLVKATMQEYYRNTGDLAAYWPDVYWLARSKVTIAKKKHNSFFVNENEYITRRTSLYNSTASSYPSCSCACAILESIWVMVWLPLLALTLPIPPLSEREVVADMAHRLPVYTVIGRGPSQGYYSPCPGHRYCLQGLSYSIDGVPANRRHLHTLGERAVRSMPCCSYSPRAMFWTSTHHLQPSSLCRSPTYRWVQWDTSHFKMTGGVQ; encoded by the exons ATGCTCTTCAAAAAGACCATCCAAGAGCAGGCtccacagcagctctggaaggaaaacaagtttgTGACAAAG GGATTAACGATGCCTCTGGTGCAAAATCCAGCAAGCCAAGGTCAGCCCAAGCAGCTAGTTAAGGCAACAATGCAGGAGTACTACAGGAACACCGGTGACCTCGCTGCATACTGGCCTGACGTGTACTGGCTGGCCAGGTCCAAAG TaacaattgcaaaaaaaaagcacaactcATTTTTTGTCAATGAGAATGAATACATCACCAGGAGAACAAGTCTCTACAACAGCACAGCCTCCTCCTACCCAAG CTGTAGCTGTGCCTGTGCCATTCTGGAATCCATCTGGGTGATGGTCTGGCTGCCCCTCCTTGCCCTtaccctccccatccctccactTTCAGAGAGGGAGGTGGTCGCTGACATGGCTCACAGGCTGCCCGTGTACACTGTGATAGGGAGGGGGCCCTCCCAGGGCTACTACAGCCCCTGTCCTGGGCACCGCTACTGCCTGCAAGGGCTCAGCTACTCCATTGATGGAGTCCCTGCCAACAGAAGGCATCTCCACACACTAGGAGAGAGGGCTGTAAG GAGTATGCCCTGCTGCAGTTACAGCCCCAGAGCCATGTTCTGGACATCTACACATCACCTCCAGCCATCGTCCCTCTGCAGGAGCCCTACATACAGATGGGTTCA GTGGGACACAAGCCACTTCAAAATGACCGGGGGAGTCCAGTGA
- the FAM219A gene encoding protein FAM219A isoform X11 yields the protein MNYKPSPLQVKLANCMDPHCTVPIAGSSVSSWSEKQRELARKGSLKNGNMGSPVNQQPKKNNVMARTRLVVPNKGYSSLDQSPDEKPLVALDTDSDDDFDMSRYSSSGYSSAEQINQDLNIQLLKDGYRLDEIPDDEDLDLIPPKSVNPTCMCCQATSSTACHIQ from the exons CAAATTGCATGGACCCACACTGCACTGTCCCCATAGCAGGAAGCTCTGTCTCCTCCTGGTCAG aaaagcagagagagcTGGCTCGGAAGGGATCCCTGAAGAATGGCAACATGGGAAGCCCAGTTAATCAGCAGCCCAAGAAGAACAATGTGATGGCACGAACAAG gCTCGTCGTTCCCAATAAGGGCTATTCATCGTTAGACCAGAGTCCAGATGAAAAGCCACTGGTAGCCCTGGATACGGACAG TGATGATGACTTTGACATGTCCAGATATTCCTCCTCGGGATACTCGTCAGCTGAG CAGATCAACCAAGACTTGAACATCCAGCTGCTAAAGGATGGGTACCGGTTAGATGAGATCCCAGATGACGAGGACCTCGACCTAATCCCCCCTAAATCGGTCAACCCTACCTGCATGTGTTGCCAAGCCACCTCCTCCACCGCCTGTCACATCCAGTAG